A window of Gemmatimonadota bacterium contains these coding sequences:
- a CDS encoding alpha/beta hydrolase produces the protein MRMDRRAIVAVAALLALSCGGAPAAGAPAPVVTPDSSGLILLPAPVESLQVLPTEPLVPTVPRAELPRGWNDLDTNSVRIPLLVATTRNYINADWPGNRFGTTDANTLSWAVAQVNVPSYRVRAEGVIPRASAADSPDAARTMYINSLILADSVRFLQRVRDDLARTRSRDILVFVHGYNSSFEDAAVRVAQIAADMGFDGTAILFAWPSQGALSGYIRDQQTARNAGWHLLRLLRDQLPRANPDRIHVIAHSMGSEVLSKAMSLVDPRDSLPRLGQVVFAAPDVDARIFSREILPILRARAQGVTLYASSEDEALRASRVLNGVLRLGLGGDSLTVLDGMTTVDATRVRGDLLGHTLFGNSALLSDLHAVLTEGRTPAERRLLQVRRADGSVFWRFR, from the coding sequence ATGAGGATGGACCGACGCGCGATCGTCGCGGTCGCGGCGCTGCTGGCCCTGAGCTGCGGCGGCGCGCCCGCCGCGGGAGCACCCGCGCCGGTGGTCACGCCCGACTCGAGCGGCCTCATCCTCCTCCCCGCTCCCGTCGAGTCGCTGCAGGTCCTGCCGACCGAGCCGCTCGTGCCGACCGTCCCGCGCGCCGAACTCCCGCGCGGCTGGAACGACCTCGACACCAACAGCGTCCGCATCCCGCTCCTCGTCGCGACCACCCGCAACTACATCAACGCCGACTGGCCGGGGAACCGCTTCGGCACGACCGACGCGAACACCCTCTCGTGGGCCGTGGCCCAGGTGAACGTCCCGTCGTACCGCGTGCGCGCCGAGGGCGTGATCCCGCGCGCGAGCGCCGCCGACTCGCCCGATGCGGCGCGCACGATGTACATCAACTCGCTCATCCTCGCCGACTCGGTGCGCTTCCTCCAGCGCGTCCGCGATGACCTCGCGCGCACCCGCTCGCGCGATATCCTCGTCTTCGTGCACGGCTACAACTCGTCGTTCGAGGATGCCGCGGTCCGCGTCGCGCAGATCGCCGCCGACATGGGGTTCGACGGCACCGCGATCCTCTTCGCCTGGCCGTCGCAGGGCGCCCTCTCGGGCTACATCCGCGACCAGCAGACCGCGCGCAATGCCGGCTGGCACCTGCTGCGCCTGCTGCGCGACCAGCTCCCGCGCGCCAATCCCGACCGCATCCACGTGATCGCCCACTCGATGGGCTCCGAGGTGCTGAGCAAGGCGATGTCCCTCGTCGATCCGCGGGACTCGCTCCCGCGGCTCGGGCAGGTCGTCTTCGCCGCGCCCGACGTCGATGCGCGCATCTTCTCGCGCGAGATCCTCCCCATCCTGCGCGCGCGCGCCCAGGGGGTCACACTCTACGCCTCGAGCGAGGACGAGGCCCTGCGCGCCTCACGCGTGCTCAACGGCGTCCTCCGCCTCGGACTCGGCGGCGACTCGCTCACCGTGCTCGACGGCATGACCACGGTCGATGCGACGCGCGTGCGCGGCGACCTCCTCGGCCACACGCTCTTCGGCAACTCGGCGCTGCTGAGCGACCTGCACGCGGTGCTCACCGAGGGGCGCACCCCGGCCGAGCGGCGGCTCCTGCAGGTGCGCCGCGCCGACGGCTCCGTCTTCTGGCGGTTCCGCTAG
- the lipB gene encoding lipoyl(octanoyl) transferase LipB, which yields MKDFLVLDLGLRSYAEALSFQRALAAARIAKRVPHDVLVLVEHPPVITTGRSTKAGNLLASRELLAARGVELFDIERGGDVTFHGPGQLVGYPIVDLTEHRQDLHWYLRQVEEVVIRGVASVGIPAGRQAGQTGVWTQGRKLASIGVHARSWVTWHGFALNVTTDLGYFDLMVPCGIADVVMTSVERELLERADGTCQAPSPTLGDDMRATIVRSFGEVFERAPRETTLAELGPALEERT from the coding sequence ATGAAGGACTTCCTCGTCCTCGACCTCGGCCTCCGCAGCTATGCGGAGGCCTTGTCGTTCCAGCGCGCGCTCGCGGCGGCGCGGATCGCGAAGCGCGTCCCGCACGACGTCCTCGTCCTCGTCGAACATCCACCGGTGATCACGACCGGGCGCTCGACGAAGGCGGGGAACCTGCTCGCGTCGCGCGAACTGCTCGCCGCGCGCGGCGTGGAGCTCTTCGACATCGAACGCGGGGGCGATGTCACCTTCCACGGCCCGGGGCAGCTCGTCGGCTACCCGATCGTGGACCTCACGGAGCACCGGCAGGACCTGCACTGGTACCTGCGGCAGGTGGAGGAGGTCGTGATCCGCGGCGTCGCGTCGGTCGGGATCCCGGCAGGCCGGCAGGCTGGCCAGACGGGGGTGTGGACTCAGGGCCGCAAGCTCGCGAGCATCGGCGTGCACGCGCGGAGCTGGGTGACCTGGCACGGCTTCGCGCTGAACGTCACGACCGACCTGGGCTACTTCGACCTCATGGTCCCCTGCGGCATCGCCGACGTGGTGATGACCTCGGTGGAGCGCGAACTGCTCGAACGCGCCGATGGCACCTGCCAGGCGCCGTCGCCCACGCTGGGCGATGACATGCGCGCGACGATCGTGCGATCTTTCGGCGAGGTGTTCGAGCGCGCGCCGCGGGAGACCACGCTGGCGGAGCTCGGACCGGCACTGGAGGAACGGACGTGA
- the asnB gene encoding asparagine synthase B — MCGIVGVFDLKPGDDLAALRRQAVAASSRQRHRGPDWSGVYADDGAILAHERLAIVGIQGGAQPIPSTDGTLALCVNGEIYNHRELAAGAPGYAFVGDSDCEVINALWQREGAALVSRLNGIFAFALWDAAARRYLIARDPMGVCPLYHGRDAAGRLWVASEMKALVGVCETIEPFPPGHLLDSAEGIIRPYYTPAWRDYSAVRGVPADPAAIRAAMLAAVKRQLMSDVPYGVLLSGGLDSSIVAWCAQQFAARRVEEDGKVEAWWPRLHSFAIGLEGAPDLVAARVAAEAIGTAHHEFHFTVAEGMDALSEVIRHIETYDVTTIRASTPMFLLARRIRSMGIKMVLSGEGSDELFGGYLYFHKAPSAEEFHAETVRKLGALHLYDCLRANKSMAAWGVEARVPFLDLAFIDAAMSIDAEHKRVRPRVPGGRPIEKHLLRTAFEGTLPEAILWRQKEQFSDGVGYGWIDALKTSAEAKVTDAQLASAAARFPVNPPTTKEGYVYRVLFEQHFPGAVCAATVPGGKSIACSSPAAIAWDASFAAAADPSGRAIAGVHESAVAAG; from the coding sequence ATGTGCGGCATCGTGGGAGTGTTCGATCTCAAGCCGGGCGACGACCTGGCGGCGCTCCGTCGCCAGGCGGTCGCGGCCTCGTCGCGGCAGCGGCATCGCGGGCCCGACTGGAGCGGCGTGTACGCGGACGACGGTGCAATCCTCGCGCACGAGCGACTCGCCATCGTCGGGATCCAGGGCGGCGCGCAGCCCATCCCGAGTACGGACGGGACGCTCGCGCTCTGCGTGAACGGGGAGATCTACAACCACCGGGAGCTCGCAGCCGGCGCGCCCGGGTACGCGTTCGTGGGAGACTCCGACTGCGAGGTGATCAACGCCCTCTGGCAGCGGGAGGGCGCGGCGCTGGTCTCGCGCCTCAACGGGATCTTCGCATTCGCACTCTGGGATGCGGCGGCGCGTCGTTACCTCATCGCGCGCGACCCGATGGGCGTCTGTCCGCTCTACCATGGACGCGATGCCGCCGGGCGGCTCTGGGTCGCCTCGGAGATGAAGGCGTTGGTCGGCGTGTGCGAGACGATCGAGCCGTTCCCGCCGGGGCACCTCCTCGACAGCGCAGAGGGCATCATCCGCCCCTACTACACGCCCGCCTGGCGTGACTACTCGGCCGTACGCGGCGTGCCCGCCGACCCGGCGGCGATCCGCGCCGCGATGCTCGCGGCGGTGAAGCGACAGCTCATGTCGGACGTGCCGTACGGCGTGCTGCTGTCGGGCGGGCTCGATTCGTCGATCGTCGCCTGGTGCGCCCAGCAGTTCGCCGCGCGCCGCGTGGAGGAGGACGGGAAGGTCGAAGCCTGGTGGCCGCGACTGCATTCGTTCGCGATCGGCCTTGAGGGCGCGCCCGATCTCGTCGCGGCGCGCGTCGCCGCCGAGGCGATCGGGACGGCGCACCATGAGTTCCACTTCACCGTCGCCGAAGGGATGGATGCGCTCTCGGAGGTGATCCGACACATCGAGACGTACGACGTGACGACGATCCGCGCGTCGACGCCGATGTTCCTGCTCGCGCGCCGGATCCGTTCGATGGGGATCAAGATGGTGCTCTCGGGCGAGGGATCGGACGAGCTGTTCGGCGGCTATCTCTACTTCCACAAGGCGCCATCGGCCGAGGAGTTCCACGCCGAGACGGTGCGGAAGCTCGGCGCGTTGCACCTGTACGATTGCCTGCGCGCGAACAAGTCGATGGCCGCGTGGGGCGTGGAGGCGCGGGTGCCGTTCCTCGACCTGGCGTTCATCGACGCGGCGATGTCGATCGATGCGGAGCACAAGCGGGTGCGGCCGCGCGTTCCGGGAGGGCGCCCGATCGAGAAGCACCTGCTGCGCACGGCGTTCGAAGGGACGCTGCCCGAGGCGATCCTCTGGCGGCAGAAGGAGCAGTTCAGCGACGGCGTGGGGTATGGGTGGATCGACGCGCTCAAGACGTCGGCGGAGGCCAAGGTGACCGATGCCCAGTTGGCGAGCGCGGCGGCGCGGTTCCCGGTGAACCCGCCGACGACGAAGGAGGGGTACGTCTACCGCGTGCTGTTCGAGCAGCACTTCCCCGGGGCGGTCTGCGCGGCGACGGTGCCGGGCGGGAAGTCCATCGCCTGCTCGTCACCGGCGGCGATCGCGTGGGACGCGTCGTTCGCGGCGGCGGCGGATCCGTCGGGGCGGGCGATCGCCGGGGTGCACGAGTCGGCGGTCGCGGCGGGATGA
- the lpdA gene encoding dihydrolipoyl dehydrogenase has translation MAQYDVIYLGGGPAGYVGALRSAQLGQSVAVVEREGLGGTCVLWGCIPAKALLEAASIAQKVAKGKEFGVTAEKVTLDYGVAMKRSRAVSAQNSKGVEFLFKKNKITWLKGTGVLGAGKTVKVTGADGKSETHTATKGVVIATGSRVKGLPQIGLDLDKTLVLSSDEALTLDKAPATIAVIGAGAVGCEFADVFNAFGSKVTILEVMPRILPVEDEDCSVELGKAFKKRGIEIVTGAKLGTVKKGRGNVTIPVEANGEKKEMTFDLVLVAAGRAPNIEHVGLKEAGVQTTERGFIRINERFETSARGIYAIGDVAGPPMLAHKGSREGHVVADILAGHAHHPVNYGNIPNATYCHPEVASIGLTEAQCKEKGLKYKVGKFPFSANGRARTSGETEGFVKVIRDEKYGEILGAHICGAHATELIHEFAVARENEYTVEEIDLAIHAHPTLSEAIAEAVLDSMGKMLHA, from the coding sequence ATGGCCCAGTACGATGTGATCTATCTCGGCGGCGGCCCCGCCGGCTACGTCGGCGCCCTCCGCTCCGCCCAGCTCGGCCAATCCGTCGCCGTCGTCGAGCGCGAAGGCCTCGGCGGCACCTGCGTCCTCTGGGGCTGCATCCCCGCCAAGGCGCTCCTCGAGGCCGCGTCCATCGCGCAGAAGGTCGCGAAGGGCAAGGAGTTCGGCGTCACCGCGGAGAAGGTCACGCTCGACTACGGCGTCGCCATGAAGCGCTCGCGCGCCGTGAGCGCGCAGAACTCCAAGGGCGTCGAGTTCCTCTTCAAGAAGAACAAGATCACCTGGCTCAAGGGCACCGGCGTGCTCGGCGCGGGCAAGACCGTGAAGGTCACCGGCGCCGACGGGAAGAGCGAGACGCACACCGCCACCAAGGGCGTGGTCATCGCGACCGGTTCGCGCGTGAAGGGCCTGCCGCAGATCGGGCTCGACCTCGACAAGACCCTCGTCCTCTCGTCCGACGAGGCGCTCACGCTCGACAAGGCACCGGCGACCATCGCCGTCATCGGCGCCGGCGCCGTCGGCTGCGAGTTCGCCGACGTCTTCAACGCCTTCGGGTCCAAGGTCACCATCCTCGAGGTCATGCCGCGCATCCTGCCGGTCGAGGACGAGGACTGCTCCGTCGAGCTGGGCAAGGCGTTCAAGAAGCGCGGCATCGAGATCGTCACCGGGGCCAAGCTCGGGACCGTGAAGAAGGGCAGGGGCAACGTCACCATCCCGGTCGAGGCGAACGGCGAGAAGAAGGAGATGACCTTCGACCTCGTCCTCGTCGCCGCGGGCCGCGCGCCGAACATCGAGCACGTCGGCCTGAAGGAGGCCGGTGTGCAGACCACCGAGCGCGGGTTCATCCGCATCAACGAGCGCTTCGAGACCAGCGCGCGGGGCATCTACGCCATCGGCGACGTCGCCGGCCCGCCGATGCTCGCGCACAAGGGCTCGCGCGAGGGCCACGTGGTCGCCGACATCCTCGCCGGGCATGCGCATCACCCGGTGAACTACGGCAACATCCCCAATGCCACCTACTGCCATCCCGAGGTCGCGAGCATCGGCCTCACCGAGGCGCAGTGCAAGGAGAAGGGGCTCAAGTACAAGGTCGGCAAGTTCCCCTTCTCGGCCAACGGCCGCGCCCGCACGAGCGGCGAGACCGAGGGTTTCGTGAAGGTCATCCGCGACGAGAAGTACGGCGAGATCCTTGGCGCGCACATCTGCGGGGCGCATGCCACCGAGCTGATCCACGAGTTCGCCGTGGCCCGCGAGAACGAGTACACCGTCGAGGAGATCGACCTCGCGATCCATGCGCACCCGACCCTCAGCGAGGCGATCGCCGAGGCGGTGCTCGACTCGATGGGGAAGATGCTGCACGCGTGA
- a CDS encoding ATP-dependent helicase, with protein MSDKPIAYPARVREVAPRRAVDFDADLNEAQRKAATHPDGPLLIVAGAGTGKTRTLVYRVAHLIERGIRPERILLLTFTRRAAQEMLGRAEKLVGSESRAVHGGTFHGTAHRLLRRFGAEAGLPGDFTILDQGDAEDLMQLSRAACGLADKTKRFPKKETLHHVYSRHVNTEFPVGAILREEYPRFIEFEDDFTRVFADYTARKQSRNLVDYDDLLLYWAMLLETEAARAIGDRIGALYDHILVDEFQDTNVLQARILKGMCRVHRNLTVVGDDAQSIYAFRGATIRNILDFPRDFHGASVVTLEQNYRSTQPILDASNLLISRAEERFTKELYTTRTGGEKPWLVTAQDESQQTRFVVDRILELHEAGTPLREMAVLFRAGYMSADLEIELTARNIPFEKWGGLKFLEAAHVKDVLAFLRVLENPRDEVSWYRLLQLMPGIGETTARRAIEALAERDWNPEAFAEFVPPPRAKDAHRGLVDLLRALRRADLEGDGGVAKDIVRIRTMYDDILRARYDREEPRLADLDRLQAIADGYGSRTDFLAAISLDPPASSTDLGFGSESEDDVLILSTAHSAKGKEWDAVFLIWAVDGWFPMSRALGDDDQIEEERRLMYVALTRARDHLAVTHPFNVYQSRRGADYSLSQLSRFIDRGVVRTFQQVVLESTERLPEAEIPTAATPTVDLRALLRSRFSS; from the coding sequence GTGTCCGACAAGCCCATCGCCTATCCCGCGCGCGTGCGCGAGGTCGCCCCGCGACGGGCGGTCGACTTCGACGCCGACCTCAACGAGGCGCAGCGCAAGGCGGCCACGCATCCGGACGGTCCGCTGCTCATCGTGGCGGGCGCCGGCACGGGGAAGACGCGCACCCTTGTCTACCGCGTCGCGCACCTCATCGAGCGCGGCATCCGCCCCGAACGGATCCTCCTCCTCACCTTCACGCGCCGCGCCGCGCAGGAGATGCTCGGCCGCGCCGAGAAGCTCGTCGGCTCGGAGAGCCGGGCGGTGCACGGCGGCACCTTCCACGGCACCGCCCACCGGCTGCTCCGTCGCTTCGGCGCCGAGGCGGGGCTCCCCGGCGATTTCACCATCCTCGACCAGGGCGACGCCGAGGACCTGATGCAGCTGTCGCGCGCCGCGTGCGGCCTCGCCGACAAGACCAAGCGATTCCCCAAGAAGGAGACGCTCCACCACGTCTACTCGCGGCACGTCAACACCGAGTTCCCCGTCGGCGCGATCCTCCGTGAGGAGTATCCGCGGTTCATCGAGTTCGAGGACGACTTCACGCGCGTCTTCGCCGACTACACCGCGCGCAAGCAGTCGCGGAATCTGGTCGACTACGACGACCTCCTCCTCTACTGGGCGATGCTGCTCGAGACCGAGGCCGCCCGCGCGATCGGCGACCGCATCGGCGCGCTCTACGACCACATCCTCGTCGACGAGTTCCAGGACACCAACGTCCTCCAGGCGCGCATCCTCAAGGGGATGTGCCGCGTGCACCGCAACCTCACCGTCGTCGGCGACGACGCACAGAGCATCTACGCCTTCCGCGGCGCGACCATCCGCAACATCCTCGACTTCCCGCGCGACTTCCACGGCGCGTCGGTCGTCACGCTCGAGCAGAACTACCGTTCCACCCAACCCATCCTCGACGCGAGCAACCTGCTCATCTCGCGCGCCGAGGAGCGGTTCACGAAGGAGCTCTACACCACGCGCACGGGCGGCGAGAAGCCCTGGCTCGTCACGGCGCAGGACGAGTCGCAGCAGACGCGCTTCGTGGTGGACCGGATCCTCGAGCTCCACGAGGCGGGCACGCCGCTCCGCGAGATGGCCGTGCTCTTCCGCGCCGGCTACATGAGCGCCGACCTCGAGATCGAGCTCACCGCGCGCAACATCCCGTTCGAGAAGTGGGGTGGGCTCAAGTTCCTCGAGGCCGCGCACGTGAAGGACGTGCTCGCCTTCCTCCGCGTGCTCGAGAACCCGCGAGACGAGGTGAGCTGGTACCGCCTGCTGCAGCTGATGCCCGGCATCGGGGAGACCACGGCGCGCCGCGCGATCGAGGCGCTGGCCGAGCGCGATTGGAACCCCGAGGCCTTCGCCGAGTTCGTCCCGCCGCCGCGCGCCAAGGACGCGCATCGCGGTCTGGTCGACCTGCTCCGCGCGCTCCGCCGCGCGGACCTCGAAGGGGACGGCGGCGTCGCCAAGGACATCGTCCGCATCCGGACGATGTACGACGACATCCTCCGCGCGCGCTACGACCGCGAGGAGCCCCGCCTCGCCGACCTCGACCGGCTCCAGGCCATCGCCGACGGCTACGGGTCGCGCACCGACTTCCTCGCGGCGATCTCCCTCGACCCGCCCGCCTCCTCCACCGACCTCGGCTTTGGCAGCGAGTCGGAGGATGACGTGCTCATCCTCTCCACCGCCCACAGCGCCAAGGGGAAGGAGTGGGATGCGGTCTTCCTGATCTGGGCCGTCGACGGCTGGTTCCCCATGTCGCGCGCACTCGGGGACGACGACCAGATCGAGGAGGAGCGCCGACTCATGTACGTCGCCCTCACCCGCGCGCGCGACCACCTCGCGGTGACGCACCCGTTCAACGTCTACCAGTCGCGGCGCGGGGCGGACTACTCGCTCTCCCAGCTCAGCCGGTTCATCGACCGCGGCGTCGTGCGCACGTTCCAGCAGGTCGTGCTCGAATCGACCGAACGTCTGCCCGAGGCCGAGATCCCCACGGCCGCGACGCCGACGGTCGACCTCCGTGCGCTGCTCCGGAGTCGGTTCTCGAGCTGA
- a CDS encoding DUF4397 domain-containing protein, which translates to MEHTLVGRRARRLALLLPVILSAACSISDGITQEGPSSHLRVVQAVANAPIMELVVDSTPYLSGIGFRSSSGFLEVEAGTRRVRLFPNGSATPLLDHTFPIEFPRAYTLFSTGVVGAVEAVVVPDTAAIPGPGEIKLRVIQAAPSAGTVDVYITDPSVPIDSATPILEDVVFRGNTDYFTLPVGRYRIRLTTANTRTVVLDMNQLISERAMRTVVATDAAGGGTPLVGILLVDF; encoded by the coding sequence ATGGAACACACGCTCGTCGGACGCCGTGCCCGGCGCCTCGCCCTTCTGCTTCCGGTCATCCTCTCCGCCGCCTGCAGCATCAGCGACGGCATCACCCAAGAGGGTCCGTCCTCGCACCTGCGCGTCGTGCAAGCGGTGGCGAATGCGCCCATCATGGAACTCGTCGTCGACTCGACGCCCTACCTGTCGGGCATCGGATTCCGTTCCTCGTCCGGGTTCCTCGAGGTGGAGGCGGGGACACGGCGCGTTCGGCTCTTCCCCAACGGGTCCGCGACGCCGTTGCTCGACCACACCTTCCCGATCGAGTTCCCGCGTGCCTACACCCTGTTCTCGACTGGCGTCGTCGGTGCCGTCGAGGCCGTGGTGGTCCCCGACACCGCGGCGATCCCTGGGCCCGGCGAGATCAAGCTCCGGGTCATCCAGGCGGCACCCTCGGCCGGGACGGTCGACGTCTACATCACCGACCCCAGCGTCCCGATCGACTCCGCGACCCCCATCCTCGAGGATGTGGTGTTCCGCGGGAACACGGACTACTTCACGCTCCCGGTCGGCCGGTACCGGATCCGGTTGACCACCGCCAACACCAGGACGGTGGTGCTGGACATGAACCAGCTCATCTCCGAGCGCGCGATGCGGACGGTCGTCGCGACCGATGCCGCGGGCGGCGGGACGCCGCTCGTCGGGATCCTGCTCGTCGACTTCTAG